In the genome of Lynx canadensis isolate LIC74 chromosome F1, mLynCan4.pri.v2, whole genome shotgun sequence, one region contains:
- the SLC19A2 gene encoding thiamine transporter 1 isoform X1 produces MDVPGPVSRRAAAATALLRTARVPRECWFLPTALLCAYGFFASLRPSEPFLTPYLLGPDKNLTEREVFNEIYPVWTYSYLVLLFPVFLATDYLRYKPVILLQGLSLIVTWFMLLYAQGLLAIQFLEFFYGIATATEIAYYSYIYSVVDLTMYQKVTSYCRSATLVGFTVGSVLGQILVSVAGWSLFSLNVISLTCVSVAFAVAWFLPMPQKSLFFHHVPSTCQRTNGIKAQNGGFVTNTTAANHLPGWEDPESKMPLNTEEPEPTPERLLVLKVLWDDFLMCYSSRPLLCWSVWWALSTCGYFQVVNYAQGLWETVMPSRDAAIYNGGVEAVSTLLGAVAVFVVGYIKISWSTWGEMMLSLFSLLIAAAVYIMDTVQNIWVCYTSYVVFRIIYMLLITIATFQIAANLSMERYALVFGVNTFIALVLQTLLTLIVVDASGLGLEITTQFLIYAGYFALIAVVFLASGSVSIMKKCRKQEDAESSSRVTTL; encoded by the exons ATGGATGTGCCCGGCCCGGTGTCCCGACGGGCGGCGGCGGCCACCGCGCTCCTGCGTACGGCCCGCGTGCCCCGCGAGTGCTGGTTCTTGCCCACCGCGCTGCTGTGCGCCTACGGCTTCTTCGCCAGCCTCAGGCCGTCCGAGCCCTTCCTGACCCCTTACCTGCTGGGGCCGGACAAGAACCTGACGGAGAGGGAG gTCTTCAATGAAATTTACCCAGTATGGACTTACTCGTACCTGGTGCTGCTATTTCCTGTGTTCCTTGCCACAGACTACCTCCGGTACAAACCCGTCATCCTGCTGCAGGGACTCAGCCTTATTGTCACGTGGTTCATGCTGCTCTACGCCCAGGGACTGCTGGCCATTCAGTTCTTGGAGTTCTTCTATGGCATCGCCACAGCCACTGAAATCGCCTATTACTCTTACATCTACAGTGTGGTAGACCTGACCATGTACCAGAAGGTCACGAGTTACTGTCGGAGTGCCACCTTGGTGGGCTTTACGGTGGGCTCCGTCCTCGGGCAGATCCTCGTCTCCGTGGCAGGCTGGTCCCTGTTCAGCCTGAATGTCATCTCTCTTACCTGTGTCTCGGTGGCTTTTGCCGTGGCCTGGTTTCTGCCCATGCCACAGAAGAGCCTGTTCTTTCACCACGTTCCTTCCACTTGCCAGAGAACGAATGGCATCAAGGCACAGAATGGCGGCTTTGTAACCAACACCACGGCTGCAAACCACCTTCCAGGGTGGGAGGACCCGGAGTCAAAAATGCCTCTAAATACGGAGGAGCCG GAGCCCACCCCGGAGCGGCTCCTCGTGCTGAAGGTCCTGTGGGATGACTTCCTGATGTGCTACTCCTCCCGGCCTCTGCTCTGCTGGTCTGTGTGGTGGGCCCTGTCCACCTGCGGCTACTTCCAGGTCGTGAACTACGCACAGGGCCTGTGGGAGACGGTGATGCCCTCTCGCGATGCTGCCATCTACAACGGCGGCGTGGAGGCCGTGTCCACCCTCCTGG GTGCTGTTGCCGTGTTTGTAGTCGGCTACATAAAAATATCCTGGTCCACCTGGGGGGAGATGatgctgtctctgttttctctgctcATCGCCGCCGCGGTCTACATCATGGATACCGTGCAGAACATCTGGGTGTGCTACACGTCCTACGTCGTCTTCAGGATCATCTACATGTTACTCATCACTATAGCAAC ttTTCAGATCGCTGCCAACCTCAGCATGGAGCGCTACGCCCTAGTGTTTGGTGTCAATACCTTCATTGCGCTGGTCCTGCAGACCCTGCTTACTCTCATCGTGGTGGATGCCAGCGGCCTCGGCTTAGAAATTACCACCCAG TTCCTGATCTACGCCGGTTATTTTGCACTCATCGCTGTGGTTTTCCTGGCCAGTGGTTCAGTTAGTATTATGAAGAAATGCAGAAAGCAAGAAGACGCGGAATCAAGTTCTCGAGTAACCACTTTGTGA
- the SLC19A2 gene encoding thiamine transporter 1 isoform X2 → MDVPGPVSRRAAAATALLRTARVPRECWFLPTALLCAYGFFASLRPSEPFLTPYLLGPDKNLTEREVFNEIYPVWTYSYLVLLFPVFLATDYLRYKPVILLQGLSLIVTWFMLLYAQGLLAIQFLEFFYGIATATEIAYYSYIYSVVDLTMYQKVTSYCRSATLVGFTVGSVLGQILVSVAGWSLFSLNVISLTCVSVAFAVAWFLPMPQKSLFFHHVPSTCQRTNGIKAQNGGFVTNTTAANHLPGWEDPESKMPLNTEEPEPTPERLLVLKVLWDDFLMCYSSRPLLCWSVWWALSTCGYFQVVNYAQGLWETVMPSRDAAIYNGGVEAVSTLLGAVAVFVVGYIKISWSTWGEMMLSLFSLLIAAAVYIMDTVQNIWVCYTSYVVFRIIYMLLITIATYVFCLKEALGKAVTG, encoded by the exons ATGGATGTGCCCGGCCCGGTGTCCCGACGGGCGGCGGCGGCCACCGCGCTCCTGCGTACGGCCCGCGTGCCCCGCGAGTGCTGGTTCTTGCCCACCGCGCTGCTGTGCGCCTACGGCTTCTTCGCCAGCCTCAGGCCGTCCGAGCCCTTCCTGACCCCTTACCTGCTGGGGCCGGACAAGAACCTGACGGAGAGGGAG gTCTTCAATGAAATTTACCCAGTATGGACTTACTCGTACCTGGTGCTGCTATTTCCTGTGTTCCTTGCCACAGACTACCTCCGGTACAAACCCGTCATCCTGCTGCAGGGACTCAGCCTTATTGTCACGTGGTTCATGCTGCTCTACGCCCAGGGACTGCTGGCCATTCAGTTCTTGGAGTTCTTCTATGGCATCGCCACAGCCACTGAAATCGCCTATTACTCTTACATCTACAGTGTGGTAGACCTGACCATGTACCAGAAGGTCACGAGTTACTGTCGGAGTGCCACCTTGGTGGGCTTTACGGTGGGCTCCGTCCTCGGGCAGATCCTCGTCTCCGTGGCAGGCTGGTCCCTGTTCAGCCTGAATGTCATCTCTCTTACCTGTGTCTCGGTGGCTTTTGCCGTGGCCTGGTTTCTGCCCATGCCACAGAAGAGCCTGTTCTTTCACCACGTTCCTTCCACTTGCCAGAGAACGAATGGCATCAAGGCACAGAATGGCGGCTTTGTAACCAACACCACGGCTGCAAACCACCTTCCAGGGTGGGAGGACCCGGAGTCAAAAATGCCTCTAAATACGGAGGAGCCG GAGCCCACCCCGGAGCGGCTCCTCGTGCTGAAGGTCCTGTGGGATGACTTCCTGATGTGCTACTCCTCCCGGCCTCTGCTCTGCTGGTCTGTGTGGTGGGCCCTGTCCACCTGCGGCTACTTCCAGGTCGTGAACTACGCACAGGGCCTGTGGGAGACGGTGATGCCCTCTCGCGATGCTGCCATCTACAACGGCGGCGTGGAGGCCGTGTCCACCCTCCTGG GTGCTGTTGCCGTGTTTGTAGTCGGCTACATAAAAATATCCTGGTCCACCTGGGGGGAGATGatgctgtctctgttttctctgctcATCGCCGCCGCGGTCTACATCATGGATACCGTGCAGAACATCTGGGTGTGCTACACGTCCTACGTCGTCTTCAGGATCATCTACATGTTACTCATCACTATAGCAACGTATGTGTTCTGCCTCAAGGAAGCGCTAGGAAAAGCTGTGACAGGATAA
- the LOC115505531 gene encoding LOW QUALITY PROTEIN: ERI1 exoribonuclease 3-like (The sequence of the model RefSeq protein was modified relative to this genomic sequence to represent the inferred CDS: inserted 4 bases in 3 codons): MGPFPWAFHSISPATCWERGLNLLTSREESTWATGNATRPNLPGGGGVSCTQSPPPRDSPEAPSSRAHASPTSVFHGLPPGVAASSSLASKPSECSRACPPFSLGAARPPRAAGPPPGATAQAQAQAQNKELRHRGFWEPSDTGSRTFSLAGVSVQITEIGSAFPTYVQPVVHPQLSPFCTQLTRIIQAMADGQPSLQQVVETVDEQIAKESLFDPNXSIFVTCGDWDSKVPGQXPYLGLPVANYFKQWINLKKAYSFTMGCWPRNGFLDRNQDPSLQHIGGSHRSXDDYNIANIIKTLAYQGLVFKQTSKPF, from the exons ATGGGACC CTTCCCCTGGGCCTTCCACTCCATTTCACCGGCCACTTGCTGGGAGCGTGGCCTGAACCTCCTCACCTCTCGTGAGGAGTCCACGTGGGCAACGGGAAACGCGACCCGCCCGAacctccctgggggggggggggtctcgtgCACTCAGAGCCCACCGCCCCGAGATTCCCCCGAGGCCCCCAGTTCCCGAGCCCACGCCTCTCCCACCTCCGTCTTCCACGGGCTCCCTCCTGGCGTGGCCGCCTCCTCCAGCCTTGCTTCCAAACCCTCTGAATGTTCTCGGGCGTGTCCTCCGTTCAGCCTTGGAGCTGCCCGGCCTCCTCGTGCCGCCGGCCCACCGCCAGGGGCCACAGCGCAAGCgcaggcgcaggcgcag AAtaaggaactgaggcacaggggtTTCTGGGAACCATCGGACACAGGATCCCGAACCT TCTCACTGGCCGGGGTCAGTGTGCAGATCACAGAGATTGGGTCTGCCTTTCCCACATATGTCCAGCCTGTGGTCCATCCACAGCTTTCTCCCTTCTGTACCCAGCTCACCAGGATTATTCAAGCCATGGCGGATGGTCAGCCAAGCCTGCAGCAAGTGGTGGAGACGGTGGATGAGCAGATAGCAAAAGAAAGCCTCTTCGATCCAAA GTCAATTTTTGTCACATGTGGAGACTGGGACTCGAAAGTCCCAGGCC GGCCATACTTGGGTTTGCCAGTGGCAAATTACTTCAAGCAGTGGATTAATTTGAAAAAGGCTTACAGCTTCACCATGGGCTGCTGGCCCAGGAATGGATTTCTAGACAGGAACCAGGACCCCAGCCTGCAACACATAGGCGGGTCCCACCGCA ACGATGACTACAATATTGCCAACATCATAAAGACACTTGCATACCAAGGCCTCGTCTTCAAGCAGACGTCGAAGCCATTCTGA